A single genomic interval of Polaribacter vadi harbors:
- a CDS encoding mechanosensitive ion channel family protein: MEIGNLLYDYLLKTGLSENTAKYLNMLVLLAFTIIAAFLVHYIIRRILLSFFTNLSSKTKTNFDDLLIKNKAPKNIAHIIPLIFTLNLIPVIFKDFPYFENFVLKSFLVFTIILVIWIVRSLLNSIRDFLKTIPNLGDKPIDSYIQVFMIFAWAIGILSAFAIITGIEFIKFITTIGAASAVIILIFKDTILGFVASIQVSINDMVRIGDWITFEKYGADGDVTEINLSTVKVQNFDMTITTIPTYALIADSFKNWRGMQSSGGRRIKRSVNIKLDSIHYVTNDELDSFKKIQSITTYLENRQEDIDAYNTKNNINKELLLNGRNMTNIGVFRKYIETYIENHSGTNKEMMIMVRQLAPDTQGIPLEIYAFSSDKRWQNYEYIMADIFDHVIAAVPYFNLEIFELPSNSSFVQRNEEGTITDKIDLEDE, encoded by the coding sequence ATGGAAATCGGAAATTTATTATACGATTATTTACTAAAAACTGGACTATCAGAAAATACTGCTAAGTATTTAAATATGTTAGTTCTACTAGCGTTTACAATTATTGCAGCGTTTTTAGTTCATTATATTATTAGAAGAATCCTATTGTCTTTTTTTACAAATCTATCTTCAAAGACTAAAACCAATTTTGATGACTTGCTTATAAAAAATAAGGCACCAAAAAATATTGCTCATATTATTCCACTAATATTTACTTTAAATTTAATTCCTGTAATCTTTAAAGATTTCCCTTATTTTGAAAACTTTGTGCTTAAAAGTTTTTTAGTCTTTACCATTATTTTAGTTATTTGGATTGTAAGGAGTCTTTTAAATAGCATCAGAGATTTTTTAAAAACAATACCCAATTTAGGAGATAAACCTATAGATAGTTACATTCAGGTTTTTATGATTTTTGCTTGGGCAATAGGTATTTTGTCGGCTTTTGCAATTATTACAGGCATCGAGTTTATAAAATTTATTACCACAATTGGTGCAGCTTCTGCAGTAATTATTTTAATTTTTAAAGACACAATTTTAGGATTTGTTGCCAGTATTCAAGTTTCCATAAACGATATGGTTCGAATTGGAGATTGGATTACTTTTGAGAAATATGGAGCTGATGGAGATGTTACTGAGATTAATTTATCAACAGTAAAAGTCCAAAATTTCGATATGACCATTACTACAATTCCTACTTATGCTTTAATCGCTGATTCCTTTAAAAATTGGCGAGGAATGCAAAGTTCTGGTGGTCGAAGAATAAAAAGATCTGTAAATATTAAGTTAGACAGTATTCATTATGTTACGAATGATGAATTAGATTCGTTTAAAAAAATTCAATCAATTACCACGTATTTAGAAAATCGCCAAGAAGATATTGATGCTTATAATACAAAAAATAACATCAACAAAGAGCTCCTTTTAAATGGTAGAAACATGACGAATATTGGTGTTTTTAGGAAATATATAGAAACGTATATCGAAAATCATTCTGGCACAAATAAAGAAATGATGATTATGGTGCGTCAATTAGCACCAGATACTCAAGGAATTCCGTTAGAAATTTATGCCTTTAGTAGTGATAAACGTTGGCAAAACTACGAATATATTATGGCCGATATTTTTGATCATGTTATTGCTGCTGTTCCTTATTTTAATTTAGAAATTTTCGAATTGCCAAGCAACTCTAGTTTTGTGCAAAGAAATGAGGAAGGAACTATTACTGATAAAATCGATTTAGAAGACGAATAA
- a CDS encoding EamA family transporter has translation MWMYLGLLSALFLGLHSLCKKHAVQGNEVLPVLLGTLLAGFLVFIPFFIGSVYNPEYFQKIGFYITPISIQTHGFIFIKSIIMTGSWVLAYAALKHLPITIVTPIRSAGPFFTFIGAILIYDENPTFLQWLGFFLIIFSVLLYSKIGKQEGINFKKNKWIFAIIGATFLGASSGLYDKFLIQNLTLNPQTLQFWFCFYTILILLIILSITWFPKKEKRKAFKFRWTIIAVGVLLQTADYFYFKALQDPDALIMLLSAIKRSQIIIAVVIGGLLFREHNKRKKLIPLAGILIGVFLILYS, from the coding sequence ATGTGGATGTATTTAGGATTATTATCGGCGCTTTTTTTAGGCTTACATAGTTTATGTAAAAAACACGCTGTTCAAGGAAATGAAGTTTTACCAGTTCTTTTAGGAACTTTATTAGCAGGCTTTTTAGTATTTATTCCGTTTTTTATTGGCTCAGTTTACAATCCTGAATATTTTCAAAAAATAGGGTTTTACATTACACCAATTTCTATACAAACACATGGTTTTATTTTTATAAAATCGATAATTATGACTGGTTCTTGGGTTTTAGCCTATGCAGCTTTAAAACATTTGCCAATTACCATTGTAACTCCAATTCGTTCAGCTGGCCCTTTTTTCACCTTTATTGGAGCTATTTTAATTTATGATGAAAACCCAACCTTTTTACAATGGCTTGGTTTTTTCTTGATTATTTTTTCAGTGCTATTATATTCTAAAATCGGCAAACAAGAAGGCATCAACTTTAAAAAGAATAAATGGATTTTTGCCATCATTGGCGCTACTTTTTTAGGAGCTTCCAGTGGTTTGTATGACAAATTTCTGATTCAGAATTTAACGTTGAATCCACAAACATTACAGTTTTGGTTTTGCTTTTACACCATTTTAATTTTACTTATCATTTTATCGATTACTTGGTTTCCGAAGAAAGAAAAACGAAAAGCTTTTAAATTTCGTTGGACAATTATTGCTGTAGGAGTTCTTTTACAAACTGCAGATTACTTCTATTTTAAAGCCTTACAAGATCCTGATGCATTAATTATGCTTTTATCTGCCATTAAAAGAAGTCAAATTATTATTGCTGTGGTTATTGGTGGTTTGTTATTTAGAGAACATAATAAACGTAAAAAATTAATTCCTTTAGCTGGTATTTTAATAGGAGTTTTTCTGATTTTATATTCATAA
- a CDS encoding TetR/AcrR family transcriptional regulator: MAQLKKSIEKRNALIEATIMLVNNSGFHATPMSKIAKMANVSPATIYLYFDNKQDLVNKTYIQVKEAYTKYAFATYSTEMSVEEGFENIWKRIANFKLKEVKNALFLAQCDNSPIIDETSKEEGIKHLQPLLTLWERGKREGIIKPISNYLLYAYSINPLSFLMINQKKGVFQLDNSHIEDAYNCAWNSIRIIN, translated from the coding sequence ATGGCACAACTCAAAAAAAGTATCGAAAAAAGAAACGCACTCATAGAAGCTACAATAATGCTTGTAAATAATAGCGGTTTTCATGCTACACCCATGAGTAAAATTGCAAAAATGGCAAACGTATCGCCTGCAACTATATATTTATATTTCGATAATAAACAAGATTTGGTGAACAAAACCTACATACAAGTAAAAGAAGCGTATACAAAATATGCTTTTGCTACGTATTCAACAGAGATGTCTGTAGAAGAAGGGTTTGAAAATATTTGGAAGAGAATTGCCAATTTTAAATTAAAAGAAGTAAAAAATGCCCTGTTTTTAGCACAATGTGACAATTCACCTATTATTGATGAAACAAGCAAAGAAGAAGGAATTAAGCATTTACAGCCTTTATTAACCCTTTGGGAAAGAGGCAAACGTGAAGGAATCATAAAACCGATTTCGAATTATTTACTGTATGCTTATTCTATAAATCCTTTATCATTTTTAATGATAAATCAAAAAAAAGGCGTTTTTCAATTAGATAATTCGCACATAGAAGATGCGTATAACTGTGCTTGGAATAGCATTCGTATTATTAATTAA
- a CDS encoding nitroreductase family protein, translating to MELLEKLKWRYATKAMNGKKVSQDKIDNIIEAANLAPTSSGLQPFEIMVITNDEIKEQIKKVGWNQSVITECSHLFVFAAWDTYTAERINYMFDLTNEIRGFKNEGWENYRQQLLNSYPQKSAEENFQHASKQAYIAFTAALTAAAFQKVDATPMEGFDADKVDEILNLREKGLRSAVLLPIGYRDASEDWLVNLEKVRKPISKLVTEYK from the coding sequence ATGGAATTATTAGAAAAATTAAAGTGGAGATATGCAACAAAAGCCATGAATGGTAAAAAAGTATCACAAGATAAAATTGATAATATTATAGAAGCTGCAAATCTTGCACCTACTTCTAGTGGTTTGCAACCCTTTGAAATTATGGTGATTACCAATGATGAAATTAAAGAACAAATTAAAAAAGTAGGTTGGAATCAATCTGTAATTACAGAATGCTCTCATTTATTCGTTTTTGCAGCTTGGGATACATATACTGCAGAAAGAATCAATTATATGTTCGATTTAACCAACGAAATTAGAGGTTTTAAAAACGAAGGTTGGGAAAACTACAGACAACAATTGTTAAATTCTTATCCACAAAAAAGTGCTGAAGAAAATTTTCAACACGCTTCTAAACAAGCCTATATTGCTTTTACAGCTGCATTAACAGCAGCTGCTTTTCAAAAAGTAGATGCTACACCTATGGAAGGTTTTGACGCAGATAAGGTTGACGAAATATTAAACTTAAGAGAAAAAGGCTTACGAAGTGCAGTTTTATTACCAATTGGTTATAGAGATGCTTCAGAAGATTGGTTGGTAAACCTAGAAAAAGTTAGAAAACCAATCTCAAAATTAGTCACTGAATACAAATAA
- a CDS encoding type 1 glutamine amidotransferase domain-containing protein, with product MKILFVLTSHDKLGETGKKTGFWVEEFAAPYYTLLDKGVEIIVATPKGGKAPIDPSSDTEDASTEDTKRFHNDAKAQDLINNTHKLAEMNPTDFDAVFYPGGHGPLWDLANDEHSITLIETFNKLEKPISFVCHAPAALKYVKGKNGESIVKGKKVTGFANSEEKAVDLVDVVPFLVEDMLQENGGQYSKKEDWAEYVVKDGNLITGQNPASSKLVAETLYNLLK from the coding sequence ATGAAAATATTATTCGTATTAACATCACATGATAAATTAGGAGAAACTGGAAAGAAAACTGGTTTTTGGGTAGAAGAATTTGCAGCACCTTATTATACGTTGTTAGATAAAGGCGTAGAAATTATAGTAGCAACTCCAAAAGGAGGAAAAGCGCCAATTGATCCAAGTAGTGATACTGAAGATGCAAGCACAGAAGACACCAAACGTTTTCATAACGATGCAAAAGCGCAAGACTTAATTAACAATACGCATAAACTTGCAGAGATGAATCCTACAGATTTTGATGCAGTTTTTTATCCAGGAGGTCATGGACCTTTATGGGATTTAGCAAACGATGAGCATTCTATTACGTTAATAGAAACTTTTAACAAATTAGAAAAACCAATTTCTTTTGTATGTCATGCTCCTGCAGCTTTAAAATATGTAAAAGGCAAAAATGGAGAATCTATTGTAAAAGGTAAAAAAGTTACTGGTTTTGCAAATAGCGAAGAAAAAGCGGTTGATTTGGTTGATGTTGTTCCTTTTTTAGTAGAAGATATGTTACAAGAAAATGGAGGACAGTATTCTAAAAAAGAAGATTGGGCTGAATATGTTGTAAAAGATGGTAATTTAATTACAGGACAAAACCCAGCTTCTTCAAAATTAGTTGCAGAAACATTATATAACCTTTTAAAGTAA
- a CDS encoding Crp/Fnr family transcriptional regulator, whose translation MEQIKAYLDKVAKISQKDWDFFTSKLQRNVIPKKTIFLKINEVENYISFIESGVVRLFIPKENPDKEITFGFSFQNQFISAYDSFLMQKPSLYQLETLTETSLLSITYADLQEVYQQTQIGNLIGRLTAERLFLIKSKREQNLLNLSAEERYMNLFKERPELIKVIPLKYISSYIGVTAQALSRIRKRV comes from the coding sequence TTGGAACAAATAAAAGCGTATTTAGATAAAGTTGCCAAAATTTCTCAGAAAGATTGGGATTTTTTCACCTCTAAATTACAAAGAAATGTCATTCCTAAAAAGACAATTTTCTTAAAAATTAATGAGGTAGAAAATTATATTTCTTTTATAGAGTCTGGTGTTGTTCGTTTATTTATTCCTAAAGAAAACCCTGACAAAGAAATTACATTTGGTTTTAGTTTTCAAAATCAATTTATAAGTGCTTATGATTCTTTTTTAATGCAAAAACCTTCTTTGTATCAATTGGAAACCTTAACAGAAACATCGCTTTTAAGTATTACGTATGCAGATTTGCAAGAAGTGTATCAACAAACTCAAATTGGAAATTTAATAGGACGCTTAACAGCAGAACGTCTTTTTTTAATCAAATCTAAAAGAGAACAAAATTTGCTAAACTTATCAGCAGAAGAACGTTACATGAATTTATTTAAAGAAAGACCTGAACTTATAAAAGTAATTCCTTTAAAATATATTAGTTCTTATATTGGTGTTACTGCACAAGCTTTAAGTAGAATTCGCAAACGCGTTTAA